One window of Robiginitalea biformata HTCC2501 genomic DNA carries:
- a CDS encoding TonB-dependent receptor — protein MYKVYYCILLLLLSASLNAHHIRGRVADPDGNPLEAAAIYHPATGSYVYADAAGYFELDNVDVGDRLLLYSLGFASDERTITALHVEKGITVVLQPAAVGLEQVVLVARLNPLNNLARADLAVNPVRSSQEILRRVPGLVIGQHAGGGKAEQIFLRGFDIDHGTDLAIDVEGMPVNMVSHAHGQGYSDLHFIIPETIENIDFGKGPYRAGVGNFNTAGHISFKLRDRLPQNRVTLEAGQFNTLRGLGMIRVADTDHSQAYLAGEILFSDGVFEASQNFSRVNLMGRYRFDNREDESLTLTASHFQSQWDASGQIPERAVVSGQISRFGAIDSTEGGRTSRTNIWMSHRKQYSPHQSLRTSAYVTGYQFDLYSNFTFFLEDPVNGDQIRQQEKRLLLGGQTVWRHSFHGEGTPRKGYLDLGIGFRYDDVDEVSLSRTANRKTLLERLAYGDVDEFNGFAFAEASWKLGRWTLVPGLRLDHLRFEYRDRLPQTYARAVEPGWFLAPKFNALYQASRKVQFVGKAGLGYHSNDTRVVVARGGEETLPGALGLEVGSVYRPLDRLVLSANLWSLFLEQEFVYVGDAGIVEPSGRTRRLGLEAAIQAQITDHLFARGDVNYTYARSTEAPAGADRIPLAPELTSSGSLSLRDLGPFSGGIRYRFIADRPADESNSLVADGYFVTDANLNYTRGAITLGLTVENLFDTRWKETQFATLSRLAGETQPVEEIHFTPGTPFFVRANLQLRF, from the coding sequence ATGTACAAAGTATATTATTGCATCCTGTTGTTATTGTTGTCGGCATCCCTGAATGCCCACCATATCCGGGGACGCGTTGCCGATCCGGATGGAAACCCCCTCGAAGCTGCCGCCATTTACCATCCCGCCACGGGATCCTACGTATATGCGGATGCGGCCGGTTATTTTGAACTGGACAACGTGGATGTGGGCGACCGGCTTTTACTCTACAGCCTGGGTTTCGCCTCGGACGAACGCACGATTACGGCCCTGCACGTTGAAAAGGGCATCACTGTGGTATTGCAACCGGCTGCCGTGGGGCTGGAACAGGTTGTCCTGGTAGCCCGGTTGAACCCGCTGAACAACCTGGCTCGGGCCGACCTGGCGGTAAACCCCGTACGGTCCTCCCAGGAAATACTGCGGCGGGTACCCGGGCTGGTCATCGGCCAGCATGCCGGAGGGGGCAAAGCTGAGCAGATTTTCCTGAGAGGCTTTGATATCGACCACGGAACCGATCTGGCAATCGACGTGGAGGGGATGCCCGTTAACATGGTCTCGCATGCCCACGGGCAGGGGTATTCGGATTTGCATTTTATCATCCCGGAAACCATCGAAAACATCGATTTTGGGAAAGGCCCCTACCGGGCTGGCGTGGGGAATTTCAATACGGCCGGACACATTTCTTTTAAACTCAGGGACCGGCTCCCTCAAAACCGGGTAACCCTGGAAGCCGGGCAATTTAATACCCTGCGCGGACTGGGGATGATCCGGGTAGCCGACACGGACCACTCCCAGGCCTATTTGGCCGGGGAAATACTCTTTTCCGACGGGGTCTTTGAAGCCTCCCAGAATTTCAGCCGGGTGAATCTGATGGGCCGCTACCGGTTCGACAACCGGGAGGACGAGTCGCTCACCCTGACAGCGAGCCACTTCCAAAGCCAGTGGGACGCCTCCGGGCAGATTCCGGAACGGGCAGTGGTTTCCGGCCAAATCTCCCGATTCGGAGCCATTGACAGTACGGAAGGAGGGCGTACTTCCCGGACGAATATCTGGATGTCGCACCGAAAGCAATACAGCCCGCATCAAAGCCTGCGGACATCGGCCTATGTAACCGGCTACCAGTTTGACCTGTATTCCAATTTTACCTTTTTCCTGGAGGATCCCGTAAACGGCGATCAGATCCGCCAACAGGAAAAACGCCTGCTCTTGGGCGGACAAACCGTCTGGAGGCATAGCTTTCACGGTGAAGGCACGCCCAGAAAAGGGTATCTGGACCTGGGGATTGGATTCCGATACGACGACGTGGACGAGGTCTCCCTGTCCCGGACAGCCAACCGCAAGACGCTGCTGGAGCGCCTGGCCTATGGCGATGTTGACGAATTCAATGGCTTTGCCTTTGCCGAGGCCAGCTGGAAGCTGGGGCGGTGGACCCTGGTCCCCGGCCTGCGCCTGGACCACCTGCGGTTTGAATACCGGGACAGGCTCCCACAAACGTATGCCCGGGCCGTGGAACCCGGTTGGTTCCTGGCCCCGAAATTCAATGCCCTGTACCAGGCTTCCCGCAAAGTTCAATTTGTGGGGAAGGCGGGATTGGGATACCATTCCAACGACACCCGGGTAGTGGTTGCCCGGGGAGGGGAAGAAACCCTGCCCGGGGCCCTGGGCCTCGAGGTGGGCTCCGTGTACCGGCCGCTGGACCGGCTGGTTCTCAGCGCAAACCTCTGGAGCCTGTTCCTGGAACAGGAGTTTGTGTATGTAGGGGATGCCGGGATTGTTGAACCCAGCGGCAGGACCCGCCGCCTGGGACTGGAAGCCGCCATCCAGGCCCAGATAACGGACCACCTGTTTGCCCGGGGCGATGTCAATTATACCTATGCCAGGAGTACGGAGGCCCCTGCCGGAGCGGACCGGATTCCCCTGGCACCGGAATTAACATCTTCGGGCAGCCTGTCTTTACGCGACCTGGGGCCTTTTTCCGGAGGGATCCGCTATCGGTTTATTGCGGATCGGCCGGCGGATGAGTCGAATTCCCTGGTGGCTGACGGTTATTTTGTTACGGATGCCAATTTGAATTACACCCGGGGGGCAATTACCCTGGGGCTAACTGTTGAAAACCTTTTCGACACCCGTTGGAAAGAGACCCAATTTGCCACCCTGAGCCGGTTGGCGGGGGAAACGCAACCCGTAGAGGAGATTCATTTTACCCCCGGAACCCCGTTTTTTGTGCGGGCGAACCTCCAGCTCAGGTTCTAG
- a CDS encoding amidohydrolase family protein, with protein MMQPKHLLTLCTALLTYLVNAQEMGFEQYNPTSTLVVPAHPTEQAKFPFIDMHSHHFRMPTQDLSELVAAMDSLNMAVMVNLSGGSGEHLKRAVANVRAHYPNRFVIFANVDFDSVGAPGWGQRAAAQLQADVENGASGLKIYKSLGLRNTDINGDRVAVDDPRLDPIWEKCAELGIPVLIHSADPRSFWDPMDSLNERWLELKLRPRRKRSNTDPAPWQQIIDEQHRMFKKHPNTRFVNAHMGWYANDLDTLSDLLDEMPNMYVGIGAVIAELGRQPRRARKFFIDYQDRVVFGKDAWQPSEYPTYFRVLETDDEYFPYYKKYHAFWAMYGLDLPDDVLRKLYYENALKLLPGLDTSLFPDR; from the coding sequence ATGATGCAACCAAAACACCTCCTGACACTTTGTACAGCCTTGCTAACTTACCTGGTAAACGCCCAGGAAATGGGCTTTGAACAATACAACCCTACTTCCACACTGGTCGTTCCGGCCCACCCAACCGAGCAAGCCAAATTTCCCTTTATCGATATGCACAGCCACCACTTCCGCATGCCGACACAGGACCTGTCCGAGTTGGTCGCGGCAATGGATTCGCTGAATATGGCGGTGATGGTGAATCTCAGCGGTGGATCCGGAGAACACCTCAAAAGGGCTGTGGCCAATGTCCGGGCCCATTACCCAAACCGCTTCGTTATCTTTGCGAATGTGGATTTTGACAGTGTGGGAGCCCCGGGCTGGGGGCAGCGTGCCGCGGCACAACTCCAAGCGGATGTTGAAAACGGGGCAAGCGGGCTTAAAATATACAAAAGCCTCGGGTTGCGGAATACCGATATAAACGGGGACCGGGTTGCCGTGGATGATCCCCGGCTGGACCCGATCTGGGAAAAATGCGCCGAACTGGGGATTCCGGTGCTCATCCATTCCGCAGACCCGCGTTCCTTCTGGGACCCGATGGATTCCCTCAACGAACGCTGGCTCGAGCTCAAACTCCGGCCGCGCCGCAAAAGGAGCAATACGGACCCCGCGCCCTGGCAGCAGATTATCGACGAGCAGCACCGGATGTTTAAAAAGCATCCGAATACCCGGTTTGTCAATGCCCATATGGGCTGGTATGCCAATGACCTGGATACGCTATCGGATTTACTGGACGAGATGCCCAATATGTACGTGGGGATCGGGGCCGTCATCGCCGAATTGGGCAGGCAGCCCCGGAGGGCCCGGAAATTCTTTATCGACTACCAGGACCGGGTAGTTTTTGGGAAAGACGCCTGGCAACCCTCCGAATACCCGACGTATTTCCGTGTGCTTGAAACGGATGACGAATACTTTCCCTATTACAAGAAATACCACGCCTTTTGGGCCATGTACGGGCTGGACCTCCCGGATGACGTACTTCGGAAACTATACTACGAAAATGCTTTGAAATTACTACCCGGATTGGATACCTCGCTCTTTCCGGACCGGTAG
- a CDS encoding nucleotidyltransferase family protein, with protein MGRPKALLPWSGGTVLDAILHAVEEAGLPPPVVVTGAHHRELSENLRNSSARIRENPDWASGMGSSIRCGLEAALETRPDLEGLLVLLADQPLVSKTYLLRLLSNFQSNEPGIVATRYPEGGGVPAIFRRSFFEALRSPGRSGGASSLIRSAASETLLLEPGLAGRDMDTPEKYRELRKIAGLPEIPGAGKGADAPGAAGKPGDSRIK; from the coding sequence ATGGGCCGCCCCAAGGCCTTGCTGCCATGGTCCGGGGGAACCGTACTGGACGCCATCCTCCATGCCGTTGAGGAAGCCGGGCTGCCGCCCCCGGTAGTAGTTACCGGGGCACACCACCGGGAGCTATCCGAAAATCTCAGGAACTCCTCTGCCCGCATCCGTGAAAACCCCGATTGGGCCTCCGGAATGGGCAGCAGTATCCGCTGCGGCCTGGAAGCGGCCCTGGAAACCCGCCCGGACCTGGAAGGCCTCCTGGTACTCCTGGCGGACCAACCCCTGGTTTCCAAGACCTATCTGTTGCGATTGCTGTCCAATTTTCAGAGTAACGAACCGGGCATCGTCGCCACCCGTTACCCGGAAGGCGGGGGCGTACCTGCTATATTCCGGCGCTCCTTTTTTGAGGCACTTCGCTCCCCGGGCCGGAGTGGAGGGGCCAGCAGCCTGATCAGAAGCGCTGCTTCGGAAACCCTGCTCCTGGAACCGGGGCTGGCAGGCCGGGACATGGACACCCCCGAGAAGTACCGGGAACTCCGCAAAATTGCCGGGTTGCCCGAGATACCCGGGGCCGGTAAAGGGGCTGACGCGCCCGGGGCGGCCGGCAAGCCCGGGGATTCCCGAATAAAATAG
- a CDS encoding XdhC family protein, translating to MTHELIQIVEAWERATELGHKTVLATVVDLDGSSYRRPGVRMLLLENGAAYGAVSGGCVEKEVHLQSQEVFQTGKPKMMTYDGRYRLGCEGILYILLEPFRPSKAFLKAFRQRVRDRQPLRLRSSYTREVGSREGMLTVMETPGGAYAFGDGSPDDTLSVFRQELPPRLRLELFGGEHDTVQLAALAAQAGWEVCVTVAADEARTQSYFPGAAEFRAVIPEQWDPPEMDGQTAVVLMTHSYTKDLKYLIRLTESRPAYLGVLGPASRRERLLGDLMDRLQAPDNAFFDRLHGPAGIDIGAETPQEIALSILAEILSVIRESNPVPLREKDGKIHS from the coding sequence GTGACGCACGAATTGATACAAATTGTCGAAGCCTGGGAACGGGCAACGGAACTCGGGCATAAAACGGTGCTCGCAACCGTGGTGGACCTGGATGGTTCCTCATACCGCCGCCCCGGGGTGCGGATGTTGCTCCTGGAAAACGGGGCCGCCTACGGCGCGGTGAGCGGGGGCTGCGTGGAAAAAGAGGTGCATTTGCAATCGCAGGAGGTTTTCCAGACGGGCAAGCCCAAAATGATGACCTACGACGGCCGCTACCGCCTCGGGTGCGAAGGCATCCTGTATATCCTGCTGGAACCCTTCCGGCCGTCAAAGGCATTCCTTAAGGCTTTCCGGCAACGCGTCCGCGATCGGCAACCCCTGCGTTTGCGTTCGTCCTATACACGCGAAGTGGGAAGCCGTGAGGGCATGCTGACCGTGATGGAAACTCCCGGCGGGGCTTATGCCTTCGGAGATGGTTCGCCGGACGATACCCTGTCCGTTTTTCGCCAGGAACTGCCGCCCAGGCTCCGCCTGGAGCTCTTTGGGGGGGAACACGACACGGTACAGTTGGCAGCCCTGGCAGCCCAGGCTGGCTGGGAGGTCTGTGTCACGGTTGCAGCCGACGAGGCCAGGACCCAGTCGTATTTTCCCGGGGCCGCGGAGTTCCGGGCAGTGATTCCCGAGCAGTGGGATCCGCCTGAAATGGACGGGCAAACAGCCGTGGTGCTGATGACCCACAGTTATACCAAAGACTTAAAATACCTGATCCGGCTGACGGAATCCCGTCCCGCCTACCTGGGCGTCCTGGGCCCGGCTTCCCGCCGGGAACGCCTCCTGGGGGACCTGATGGATCGACTCCAGGCTCCGGACAACGCATTTTTTGATCGGTTGCACGGACCTGCCGGCATCGATATCGGGGCGGAAACCCCCCAGGAAATCGCCCTATCCATCCTGGCCGAAATCCTATCGGTTATCCGGGAATCGAATCCGGTGCCCCTACGTGAAAAAGACGGGAAAATCCACAGTTGA
- a CDS encoding molybdopterin molybdotransferase MoeA: MISFGKAYEAVMAERWTLAAETVRLDDACGRYLAQLVVADRPLPPYDRATMDGIAICHRDFRDGHREYRIQGMARAGDPRHRLSGAGNCIEIATGAVLPEGADTVVRYEDLLSSAGAFTIQSDPSEGQSIHPAGSDADAGSVLLEPGTRIGPSEIAVLASVGVGKPKVYSLPAVTLVSTGDELVDVDQKPEPHQIRKSNTRALRAALTEFGIVPEEIHLADDPQIIRMELEKVLSEPGILLLSGGVSKGKFDYLPEVLEALGVRKCFHRVAQRPGKPFWFGVGAGGENLVFSFPGNPVSTFLSFHLYFRDWLLKSFGFDNNGQQARLIAPAENTSGLTQFRLATVENREGTLWAAEVPMNSSGDFLSLARAEGFLCIEPTKSGYAKGATVKWIPFKFK; this comes from the coding sequence ATGATAAGTTTTGGGAAAGCCTATGAGGCCGTAATGGCCGAGCGATGGACCCTGGCAGCTGAAACTGTCCGGCTGGACGATGCTTGCGGACGTTATCTCGCTCAGCTCGTTGTTGCAGACCGCCCCCTGCCCCCGTACGATCGGGCGACTATGGATGGGATAGCCATTTGCCACCGGGATTTCCGAGACGGGCACCGGGAATACCGCATCCAGGGGATGGCCCGGGCCGGCGACCCCAGGCACCGGCTTTCCGGGGCCGGCAATTGCATCGAAATTGCCACAGGGGCCGTATTGCCGGAAGGAGCGGATACCGTGGTGCGGTACGAAGACCTCCTGAGTTCAGCCGGGGCGTTTACCATCCAATCCGATCCATCTGAAGGCCAGAGTATCCACCCGGCCGGGAGCGATGCGGATGCAGGATCCGTCTTGCTGGAGCCCGGCACGAGGATTGGCCCCTCGGAAATTGCCGTTCTCGCCTCGGTGGGTGTCGGCAAGCCGAAGGTTTACAGCCTCCCTGCCGTTACGCTGGTATCCACCGGCGACGAATTGGTGGACGTGGATCAAAAACCCGAACCCCACCAGATCCGTAAATCAAATACCCGGGCACTGCGGGCAGCCCTTACCGAATTCGGGATCGTCCCGGAAGAAATCCACCTGGCAGATGACCCCCAAATCATCCGGATGGAGCTTGAAAAGGTTCTCAGCGAGCCTGGGATCCTGTTGCTCAGCGGGGGCGTGTCCAAAGGTAAGTTCGATTATTTGCCAGAAGTCCTGGAGGCGCTTGGGGTACGTAAATGTTTTCACCGGGTGGCCCAGCGTCCCGGTAAGCCGTTTTGGTTCGGGGTGGGCGCCGGAGGGGAAAACCTCGTATTTTCCTTCCCTGGGAATCCCGTTTCAACGTTTCTGAGCTTTCATTTGTATTTTAGGGACTGGCTGCTGAAAAGCTTCGGTTTTGACAATAACGGGCAGCAGGCCCGGCTCATCGCCCCGGCTGAGAATACAAGCGGGCTGACCCAATTTCGCCTGGCAACGGTGGAGAACCGGGAAGGTACGCTCTGGGCAGCGGAAGTGCCCATGAACAGTTCCGGAGATTTTTTGAGCCTGGCCAGGGCCGAGGGCTTTCTCTGTATCGAACCGACGAAATCCGGTTATGCCAAAGGCGCAACGGTAAAGTGGATACCATTTAAATTTAAGTGA
- a CDS encoding sulfite exporter TauE/SafE family protein, producing the protein MHPDLIWLVLAFFTIALLYASAGFGGGSSYLAILSLGLAEFYEIRTIALLCNLTVVSGSVWLFYKRGHLDWNLCIPFTLASIPLAYMGASFRLEEQVFFGILGAALLISSLALGYQSVRHRFRIPKKHRYTRSLTYLLGGAIGMLSGLVGIGGGIFLAPVLNHLKWDLPIKIAALASFFILVNSLSGLAGLVTAGTFTVSWIPALALMAAVLAGGQIGIRLTLNRFTANGIRMVTAVLVFLVGLRVLLVNGMGFEMLP; encoded by the coding sequence ATGCATCCCGACCTGATCTGGCTGGTTCTGGCCTTTTTCACGATCGCCCTGCTCTATGCCTCGGCAGGGTTTGGAGGGGGATCCTCCTACCTGGCCATCCTGAGCCTGGGCCTCGCGGAATTTTATGAAATCCGGACCATTGCGCTGCTCTGCAACCTCACCGTTGTCAGCGGCAGTGTCTGGCTCTTTTACAAAAGGGGCCACCTGGATTGGAACCTCTGTATCCCTTTTACGCTGGCGAGTATCCCGCTGGCTTATATGGGCGCAAGCTTCCGGCTGGAGGAACAAGTTTTTTTCGGTATCCTGGGGGCAGCCTTGTTGATTTCCTCCCTGGCACTGGGGTACCAATCGGTCCGGCATCGATTCCGAATTCCCAAAAAACACCGGTACACCCGTTCGTTAACCTATCTGCTGGGAGGCGCTATTGGCATGCTCTCAGGCCTGGTGGGCATAGGCGGAGGGATATTCCTCGCCCCCGTCCTAAACCACCTGAAGTGGGACCTGCCTATTAAAATTGCCGCCCTGGCGAGTTTCTTTATATTGGTCAACTCCCTGTCGGGCCTGGCAGGGCTTGTAACTGCCGGGACCTTCACTGTCTCCTGGATACCGGCGCTGGCGTTGATGGCCGCTGTACTGGCCGGCGGGCAAATCGGCATCCGCCTCACCCTGAACCGGTTCACAGCCAATGGTATCCGGATGGTAACGGCCGTCCTGGTATTTCTGGTGGGGCTCCGGGTGTTGCTGGTCAATGGCATGGGGTTTGAAATGTTGCCCTGA
- a CDS encoding HesA/MoeB/ThiF family protein, whose translation MSADRYDRQTRLEDFGPEGQRALSEAAVLIIGAGGLGVPAATYLNAMGIGRLGLVDGDVVETSNLHRQPAYGPASVGMAKVRELEKVLRAQNPDTQLDIRDTFLNPTNALELIGNYDLVVDATDNLPTRFLVDDACLMLGIPWVYGALHGFEGQVSVFNYRGGPTYRCLFPVPPPAGEIPDCDTLGTLGVLPGLIGTMQALEAVKAICGQEGVCAGKLLLYDARKQQTLHIAIQKDANRTVPDDLSATYQLSCEGKPDAVSGSEYLRLRKEGAAHLLVDVREPGEFESHHLDGARNIPMKRIASDAPDFSSGNPVYLICETGPRSRRACRELQSRWPSTPFFWISGGMRQLKVESQ comes from the coding sequence ATGAGCGCCGACCGGTACGACAGGCAGACCCGCCTGGAAGATTTTGGCCCGGAAGGGCAACGGGCCCTGTCGGAAGCTGCCGTTTTGATAATCGGTGCCGGCGGGCTGGGGGTTCCGGCGGCCACCTACCTGAATGCCATGGGTATCGGGCGGCTGGGGCTCGTAGACGGGGATGTCGTTGAAACCAGCAACCTGCACCGGCAGCCTGCCTACGGCCCGGCGAGCGTGGGAATGGCCAAAGTCCGGGAACTGGAAAAAGTACTGCGCGCCCAGAACCCGGATACCCAACTGGATATCCGCGACACCTTCCTGAATCCCACCAATGCGCTGGAATTAATTGGGAATTACGACCTGGTTGTGGATGCCACGGACAACCTGCCAACCCGGTTTTTGGTGGATGACGCCTGCCTGATGCTTGGAATTCCCTGGGTATATGGGGCCCTTCACGGCTTTGAGGGGCAGGTGAGCGTTTTCAATTATCGGGGCGGCCCCACCTACCGGTGCCTTTTCCCGGTTCCGCCGCCGGCAGGAGAAATACCGGATTGCGATACGCTCGGAACCCTTGGGGTGCTTCCGGGCCTGATCGGGACCATGCAGGCTCTCGAGGCGGTCAAGGCGATTTGCGGCCAGGAAGGGGTATGCGCTGGCAAGTTGCTGCTTTACGATGCCCGCAAACAGCAAACCCTGCACATAGCCATCCAAAAAGATGCGAACCGAACCGTCCCCGACGACCTGTCTGCCACCTATCAGCTTTCCTGCGAAGGGAAGCCGGATGCGGTTAGCGGGAGCGAATACCTGCGGTTGCGAAAGGAGGGGGCTGCACATCTCCTGGTGGACGTACGGGAACCCGGGGAATTTGAAAGCCACCACCTGGACGGCGCCCGGAATATTCCAATGAAACGAATAGCATCGGATGCACCGGACTTTTCTTCAGGCAACCCGGTTTACCTGATCTGCGAGACCGGGCCGAGGAGCCGGCGGGCGTGCCGGGAACTGCAGTCCCGGTGGCCGTCAACTCCTTTTTTCTGGATTTCCGGAGGGATGCGGCAATTAAAAGTGGAAAGCCAGTGA
- a CDS encoding NTP transferase domain-containing protein, whose translation MGRDKGAMDYHGLPQREYAYALLEEVCEKAFLSLRSDQAADIPGNYRTLTDQDRYRGPLNGILSAHADFPDAAWLVLACDLPLMDRESLEFLVSRRDPNKVATAYATEASGLPEPLAAIWEPSALRAAKDYLKNATSSCPRKFLLQSDIRLVVAEEDTVLANANDPREREAILQKLKER comes from the coding sequence ATGGGCCGCGACAAAGGGGCAATGGACTATCACGGACTGCCCCAGCGGGAGTATGCCTATGCCCTCCTGGAGGAAGTCTGCGAAAAGGCCTTTTTGAGCCTGCGTTCCGACCAGGCCGCAGATATACCGGGTAATTACCGGACACTGACAGACCAGGACCGGTATCGGGGCCCTTTGAACGGCATCTTATCGGCCCACGCCGATTTTCCGGACGCCGCCTGGCTCGTGCTGGCCTGCGACCTCCCGTTGATGGACAGAGAATCCCTGGAATTTCTGGTAAGTCGCAGGGATCCCAATAAAGTGGCGACGGCCTATGCAACGGAGGCATCCGGACTCCCTGAACCCCTGGCTGCTATTTGGGAACCTTCTGCGCTGCGCGCTGCCAAGGATTATTTGAAAAACGCCACCTCCAGCTGCCCGAGAAAATTCCTCCTGCAATCGGATATTCGCCTGGTGGTAGCCGAGGAAGACACTGTCCTGGCCAATGCGAACGACCCGCGGGAACGCGAGGCCATCCTGCAAAAACTCAAGGAACGATGA